The nucleotide sequence GCTcttggactcactaccaccgccaaacaccccccaggtggacacgacgaaccgattctctgtggagtaaagagaaggtgaggtgagtcagcagatacaactctatctttcgcataacacacgctatcagcaacacacaggtcaatgtttctttttaactttatgcacgtgagcagcctctcacaaccagtggaggatcacttatcctgcacgccaccgcagtgagaagcaagctgcacaattctcttcacagtctcagtttactgtgtaacaaaacaccaagatactatcaacaattacttaatcacttaattacctttagcgtgtgctgacagcatgtgtccttacccttccctgcttcacgggctcgatatgtcaaaccaggcacggtcctcagcgtctcacaaacgaacgtcacaaggtcgagttcccggcagttctgctcaaatcacacatgacttatatgcagaacgccatccaattatctgctccagctgcaagtcttcaaggccgcacgtgagcccctgccacaggtgttccacatgacactaataagggtgaggactcttcagccagcactttctccacagacaaatcagccctcatgccacctggagagcaaagaaaagaaaagaacaccaacacaaccagccacgcccccccaacacacaacaacttcTTTAATATTAATTATATCAGGTCAGCGCCTCATAGCACGAGACGGGAGTGGTGGGAGGTGGACGCTTGCCCCTGTGTCTTTTGAAGTCCTGCTCATCCCGCTCGTCTTTGGGGTCTTGAGCATGATGGGTGGCAGGCGGACTCTCTTTGTCAGCAGCCGCCCGCTCGCCTGCTGATTGACCTCATTGGTCACCTGCGGTAGAACCTCAGTGCTGCTCATCTTTGGGGTCTTCAGCATAGTGGGAGCCAGGCGGTCTCTCTTTGTCAGCAGCCGCCCGGTCTCCTGCTGATTGACCTCATTGGGGTCTCTCTTTGTCAGCAGTTGCCCAGTCTCCTGCTGATTGACCTCATTGGTCACCTGCGGTAGAACCTCAGTGCTGCTCTTCTTTGGGGTCTTCAGCATAGTGGGAGCCAGGCAGTCTCTCTTTGTCAGCAGCTGCCCGGTCTCCTGCTGATTGACCTCATTGGTCACCTGAGGAAGAACTTCAGTGCCAAGCTGTAGCTTCTTGTGATACTGCTGTTCCCTCATCTCCTGGGTTTCAGCAGTGGAATAGCTGGGCAACACATTGCCTTGAACTGAAAAGAAGCTCGTTCTCTTCACATCCCCTGCCCGCAAAGCTGAAAGAAGAGGACGAGTAGTCTGTCCTCCCCCTAAAGCTTTGTCTAATTCCTCCTTGACGTATCATTGGAACTTTTGCTCCTTCTCAGCGAAGGTTTCTGCTTGCTTCTTCTCAAATGCCTTGTCCTCCTGCTCCAGCTTCTGCTTTTGGGCACGTTTCTCATCTATGAGAGTTTTAttttcctctttgaccttgacgcacttttctcttctgctCTTTGCCTCCAGTTGTTCCTTCTCCTGAAACAACCTGTCAGCTTCCTTCAGTTCTTTCAGATGGACCAGGCTTTCCTCTTTGGCCACCGTTTTCTTCAGCTGCTGTTCTTTTcttacagtttctctgtgattggcgATGGACTGAAGCTCTGCTGCCTTCTTTATCTCCTTCATTTTGATCTCCTGTTGGTCTTTGGCAGTTTTCTCTGCCACGGCTTTCAGATGCCTCTCCTCTTTCAGGGCCTCGTCAGCGCTCTGCTTCTTCTTCATGTCTGCCAGTTTCTCCCTGGCCATGTGCTTCGGGACTTGCAGTTTTGCAAACTTCTCAGCTTGTTCAGATTTATTTTGGGCAGCTTTCTCTGCGTGCTCTATCTGAACAATTTGGATTTTACTGTCCTCCAGCTTCTGTCTTTCCTCCTCTTTTTCTCTTATTTCCTTTTTCATGGACAGTTGATCTTCTCTTTCTTTCAAAAGGGTTTTCCTTTGTTGTTCTACAAACTGTTTTTTCTCCTGTTCACTCATCGCCATCGGCCCAAAAGAAACAGCTTCCTGTTTCTTTTGGGCCattttttcttgttctttaaGCAGTTCTTTCTCCTTGATTTTCTGTCTGTGTTCTTCAGCGAGAGCCTGGGCTTTAAGTCTTCTCTGAAGAGCTTTCTCCTGCTCTTGTTGAAGGGCTTCTTTGTTTTCAGCCTCTTTCTTTCTCCAGAACTTTTTCTCTTCTTCTTTGGCCTCTTTCTCTTTAGTTTTTTTAATTTCGATGAGGGTTTTATTCACCTGCGCCATGTGTGATGACAGGATTCCTCTATTGAATTTTGCAGCTTGCTCTGTTTGATGAAACCGGTGCTCTTCCAGTTCTTCCAGACacttctttctgaactcttccatatctgcctttttttgtgcaaTTCCTGCATCAGCTTCAATGTCGCTTTGTGCTCGTTGCTCCAGTAAAACATCCCTTGCGTTTCgttttctatccattttaatcATGGCTTCTTTAACTTCTTTAGCCCTTTTAGCAAATGCTTCTCGTTGTTCTGCAATCTGTTTCTGCGCCTTTTCCATAAGGACTTTTGGTTTCATTTTCATTGTTTCCAGCTCAGCCCTTGATGCAATAAGAATCCGCTTTGAAGGCTTCATCATCCTGGTTTTGCCAGCCATGCTGAGCTCCTGTTGATCaacctgttttgttttatttgtgggaCAATACCACAGTCTTTAGGGCGATGCTCTGTGTAGTCAAATTATTTTGCTTTACACTTGTGTACTTTAGTCTTAAATTACTGAAGTTTATAGTTTACTTTAAAGGTTAAACATCTGTAGTCAAATTCTAACTTAATGGTACAaattctacactgaaaaaaatgctgctttggatcaacttaaaaaaattgatgtaatttgttccaGCAAATTTTTTTAGttgctcacaatgtatatttaggattttgtaaagtgattccagcagatttaaactggaaaccacaattttcctttagaccaatgtaaataagtactttgaatgaagtacactgtgtttcacttttttcagtgtacagctGTTCATCATATTCCAGAAATCATCATTTTCCAGGCCTTTGATTATTTTCTAAAACAGCTTCCTCAAATAAAAAAAGTACTTTTTGGAAATGTATGATAATATTTTCCCTCATAACCTGGAAGTCACAATATGCTGGATCTATGTACCCCTGCAGTTTTATGTGATTATTTCTTATGATTTACTGTCTactccattatttttttttttcttattttgttctGCTGTACATGTtttacatatcttttattttttaactttgtcACATTGTGCATTATATTTCCTTGGTTATTTGTAAATTTAAATTGTTCTGTTATAATGTTGTAATTGGCCATTTACAAAATTAAGGtaaaattgtcattatgggaaaTAAGAACATATTAAAATGTGAATCATGAAACTAATTATGATGTTAACAACTTCCTTATTAATCATTAGCACTATTGTAATtgtgtttattattagggcccgaataggacaaagtcctatgaggaccctatcaTAATCGTGCTGTTTATTAGGGGCTGAGTAGGACAAAGTTCTACAGGGActgtattgtaattgtgctgtttattattagggcctgagttgGACAATGTTCTAAGAGGATTCTATTGTAATtatgttgtttattattattagggcccaagtaggacaaagtcctacgaggaccctattgtaactgtgctgtttactattattattattattagggcctgagtaggacaaagtcctatgaggacccaattgtaattattattattattagggcctgagtagaaCAAAgtgctacgaggaccctattgtaatctcTCTGTTTATTATTATGGCCTGTTGGAAAAATTGTAAATTTGCCTTATTTTGTTTTCACTTAAATGTCTAAAGGAATTGTTTTCTTTAGTTTGAAGTACAAGTAACCCATGACGTGATTAATGCAAAGTGTCTGTTTTCAATACGCAGTGTTCAGATACATGAGATATGTGAGGTCTTGTTTTGCTTACTCAGAACAAGTAGAAGTCTCTCATGGCGTAATTAATGCAATGTCTGTTTTTCATATGCAGTGTTCAGATACATGAGATATCTGAGGTCTTTCTTTTGCTTACTCAGAGCAAGTAGAAAAATGCAAGCTGCTGCCACACATTCGCACGTGGcacgtggcccatggtggtggtggggttatggtatgggcaggcgtctgttatggacgaagaacacaggtgcattttattgatggcattttgaatgcacagagataccgtgacgagatcctgaggcccattgttgtgccatacatccaagaacatcacctcatgttgcagcaggataatgcacggccccatgttgcaaggatctgtacacaattcttggaagctgaaaatgtcccagttcttgcatggccggcatactcaccggacatgtcacccattgagcgtgtttgggatgctctggactggcgtatactacagcgtgtaccagttcctgccaatatccagcaacttcgcacagccattgaagaggagtggaccaacattccacaggccacaattgacaacctgatcaactctatgcgaaggagatgtgttgcactgcatgaggcaaatggtggtcacaccagatactgactggtatcccccccaataaaacaaaactgcacctttcagagtggccttttattgtggacagtctaaggcacacctgtgcactaatcatggtgtctaatcagcatcttgatatggcaaacacctgtgaggtgggatggattatctcagcaaaggagaagtgctcactatcacagatttagactggtttgtgaacaatctttgagggaaatggtgatattgtgtatgtggaaaaagttttagatctttgagttaatctcatacaaaatgggagcaaaaccaaaagtgttgcgtttatatttttgttgagtgtatatcagatCCCACCCCAagctgtctgtcgatctcatgctccaacttacccccatgTGTGAAAAAGACCCTGAGATAAGTAAAATCCTCTATTTGGGGCAAAGTTATAATATCATATATTacataatattataataatatatattatattcatACATTACATAATATTAAAATCATATTATATTCATATATTAATTGTATTATATTAATATTGTGCACTTTCCGCAACCCAGTACAAACACTGAGACATGGAGAGTTTGGGGAAGATTcaaacaacacagacacacatacagttaTTTTAATAGTtacttctttaatatttattataTCAGGTCAGCGCCTCATAGCACGAGACGGGAGTGGTGGGAGGTCAACGCTTGCCCCTGTGTCTTTTGAGGTCCTGCTCATCCCGCTCGTCTTTGGGGTCTTGAGCATGATGGGTGGCAGGCGGACTCTCTTTGTCAGCAGCCGCCCGCTCGCCTGCTGATTGACCTCATTGGTCACCTGCGGTAGAACCTCAGTGCTGCTCATCTTTGGGGTCTTCAGCATAGTGGGAGCCAGGCGGACTCTCTTTGTCAGCAGCCGCCCGGTCTCCTGCTGATTGACCTCATTGGGGTCTCTCTTTGTCAGCAGCTGCCCGGTCTCCTGCTGATTGACCTCATTGGTCACCTGCGGTAGAACCTCAGTGCTGCTCGTCTTTGGGGTCTTCAGCATAGTGGGAGCCAGGCAGTCTCTCTTTGTCAGCAGCCGCCCGGTCTCCTGCTGATTGACCTCATTGGTCACCTGCGGTAGAACCTCAGTGCTGCTCGTCTTTGGGGTCTTCAGCATAGTGGGAGCCAGGCAGTCTCTCTTTGTCAGCAGCCGCCCGGTCTCCTGCTGATTGACCTCATTGGTCACCTGAGGAAGAACTTCAGTCCCAAGCTGTAGCTTCTTGTGATACTGCTGTTCCCTCATCTCCTGGGTTTCAGCAGTGGAATAGCTGGGCAACACATTGCCTTGAACTGAAAAGAAGCTCGTTCTCTTCACATCCCCTGCCCGCAAAGCTAAAAGAAGAGGACGAGAAGTCTGTCCTCCCCCTAAAGCTTTGTCTAATTCCTCCTTGACGTATCGTTGGAACTTTTGCTCCTTCTCAGCGAAGGTTTCTGCTTGCTTCTTCTCAAATGCCTTGTCCTCCTGCTCCAGCTTCTGCTTTTGGGCACGTTTCTCATCTATGAGAGTTTTAttttcctctttgaccttgacgcacttttctcttctgctCTTTGCCTCCAGTTGTTCCTTCTCCTGAAACAACCTGTCAGCTTCCTTCAGTTCTTTCAGATGGACCAGGCTTTCCTCTTTGGCCAC is from Thalassophryne amazonica chromosome 1, fThaAma1.1, whole genome shotgun sequence and encodes:
- the LOC117516138 gene encoding coiled-coil domain-containing protein 173-like, coding for MEEFRKKCLEELEEHRFHQTEQAAKFNRGILSSHMAQVNKTLIEIKKTKEKEAKEEEKKFWRKKEAENKEALQQEQEKALQRRLKAQALAEEHRQKIKEKELLKEQEKMAQKKQEAVSFGPMAMSEQEKKQFVEQQRKTLLKEREDQLSMKKEIREKEEERQKLEDSKIQIVQIEHAEKAAQNKSEQAEKFAKLQVPKHMAREKLADMKKKQSADEALKEERHLKAVAEKTAKDQQEIKMKEIKKAAELQSIANHRETVRKEQQLKKTVAKEESLVHLKELKEADRLFQEKEQLEAKSRREKCVKVKEENKTLIDEKRAQKQKLEQEDKAFEKKQAETFAEKEQKFQ